Proteins encoded in a region of the Streptomyces sp. NBC_01471 genome:
- a CDS encoding MFS transporter yields MDAPVDVPMGTPAGPPADVPAGSAPGGGLAGAGAAGAGAGGSGAADSGAADSGALGAGAAVAPALPSVWRDRRFVLLASARTISVLGSAFARVALAFAVLALPGATPGRLSLVLACQALPQLALILVGGVIADRMSRSRLMMISDCLGAAAYAGLAAMTLTGHAPLTAMCLLAVVAGTASALFAPAMSGVVPQIVPTAQLQQANALLRVGMNGSMVLGLALSGVTVAQFGAGWALALNAASFVVSAGLVRGLRLTTAVRAASSGWADLRDGWKEFVSRQWLWVVVCQAAVMVAATSSTAGVLGPLEAEAHLGGAGAWSAIVAAQAVGTVAGASFAVRLRVRRPILVAVLAVFPMAVPMALLAAHVPVWVICLAMFCSGLSSDVFGALWETTMQREIPEAVLSRVSSYDWFGSLALAPLGLLVAGPIAAVVGTRAALTGCAVLTVLATCGALLSPQVRSLRAAPAPGPSGD; encoded by the coding sequence GTGGACGCCCCTGTGGACGTCCCCATGGGCACTCCGGCCGGCCCTCCTGCGGACGTCCCGGCGGGCTCGGCTCCTGGTGGCGGGCTCGCGGGGGCCGGGGCGGCCGGGGCCGGCGCCGGCGGGTCAGGGGCTGCCGACTCCGGGGCTGCCGACTCCGGGGCTCTCGGGGCCGGGGCGGCCGTCGCCCCGGCGCTGCCGTCGGTCTGGCGGGACAGGCGGTTCGTGCTGCTCGCGTCCGCGCGGACCATCTCCGTCCTGGGTAGCGCCTTCGCCCGGGTGGCGCTGGCGTTCGCGGTGCTCGCGCTGCCGGGGGCCACCCCCGGACGGCTGTCACTGGTGCTGGCCTGCCAGGCGCTGCCGCAGCTGGCCCTCATCCTGGTCGGCGGGGTGATCGCGGACCGGATGTCCCGCTCCCGGCTGATGATGATCTCGGACTGCCTGGGGGCCGCCGCCTACGCCGGACTCGCCGCGATGACGCTCACCGGGCACGCCCCGCTGACCGCGATGTGCCTGCTGGCGGTGGTGGCGGGCACGGCAAGCGCGCTGTTCGCCCCGGCGATGTCCGGGGTCGTCCCGCAGATCGTCCCCACCGCACAGCTCCAGCAGGCCAACGCCCTGCTGCGGGTCGGCATGAACGGTTCGATGGTGCTCGGGCTGGCCCTGTCCGGCGTGACCGTCGCACAGTTCGGCGCCGGCTGGGCGCTCGCCCTGAACGCCGCGTCCTTCGTGGTGAGCGCCGGGCTGGTCCGGGGGCTGCGGCTGACGACGGCCGTGCGGGCCGCGTCCTCCGGCTGGGCCGATCTCCGGGACGGCTGGAAGGAGTTCGTCTCCCGGCAGTGGCTGTGGGTCGTGGTCTGCCAGGCCGCCGTCATGGTGGCAGCGACCTCCTCGACAGCCGGGGTCCTCGGGCCGTTGGAGGCGGAGGCGCACCTCGGCGGTGCGGGTGCCTGGTCCGCGATCGTCGCCGCACAGGCGGTGGGCACGGTCGCGGGGGCGTCCTTCGCCGTACGGCTCCGGGTGCGCCGCCCCATCCTGGTCGCGGTCCTCGCGGTCTTCCCGATGGCGGTGCCGATGGCGCTGCTCGCCGCGCACGTGCCGGTCTGGGTGATCTGTCTGGCCATGTTCTGCTCGGGCCTGTCCAGCGACGTGTTCGGCGCGCTGTGGGAGACCACGATGCAGCGGGAGATCCCCGAGGCGGTGCTGTCCCGGGTCAGCTCCTACGACTGGTTCGGCTCCCTCGCGCTGGCGCCGCTGGGACTGCTGGTGGCGGGGCCGATCGCGGCGGTCGTGGGAACCAGGGCCGCGCTGACCGGGTGCGCGGTGCTCACGGTCCTGGCCACGTGCGGGGCGCTGCTGTCACCCCAGGTACGGTCGCTGCGCGCCGCGCCCGCGCCCGGCCCCTCCGGCGATTGA
- a CDS encoding alkaline phosphatase: MSADDAARSALTGRRRFLAGSAAALGAAATAQLPFSGSASAATPGAAPATGSAAAPKLPDGLFRLGVGSGDPLPDAVVLWTRLAPDPMNGGGMPAVPVTVEWQVADDAKFTKIVRSGTEQAVPGLAHSVHADAKGLRPGRQYWYRFRCDGQISAVGRTHTAPSPLSAGGSLRIALASCQNWQHGYFTPYADMRAQDPDLVLFVGDYIYESAPAAGSVRLHTGKGEPYTLDEYRNRYAQYRTDPDLQAMQAYAPWVVTFDDHEVDNDFAGEVPQDPAKQSHDAFVARLTAAYQAYYEHMPVRATAVPNGPHIQMYRRFDYGRLVRLNVLDTRQFRTDQAATQAGAEDPSRTMLGAVQKDWLLKGLTRSPARWNVIASQIMMAETDLMPGKGKLWYYDAWDGYQVERNALMRQFQSVRNPLVLSGDRHLTMISDLKKDFADPKSAVVGAEFVGTSISSSGDQDQTVFHQQWDPLKADNPHWKVIDAHRGYHLFDIGESSVDAQVRVVDTVLSKKAKASTLARLQVRSDRPGVQVV, translated from the coding sequence ATGTCCGCAGACGACGCAGCACGCTCCGCTCTCACCGGCCGCCGCAGGTTCCTCGCAGGATCGGCCGCCGCGCTCGGCGCCGCCGCGACCGCGCAGCTGCCGTTCTCCGGCAGCGCTTCCGCCGCAACGCCCGGTGCCGCCCCCGCCACCGGATCCGCCGCGGCCCCGAAACTTCCTGACGGGTTGTTCAGACTCGGTGTCGGATCGGGCGATCCGCTGCCGGACGCGGTCGTGCTGTGGACCCGGCTCGCGCCCGACCCGATGAACGGCGGCGGCATGCCCGCCGTCCCCGTCACCGTCGAGTGGCAGGTCGCCGACGACGCGAAGTTCACCAAGATCGTCCGGAGCGGCACCGAACAGGCCGTGCCCGGGCTGGCCCACAGCGTGCACGCCGACGCCAAGGGTCTCCGGCCCGGCCGCCAGTACTGGTACCGCTTCCGCTGCGACGGCCAGATCTCGGCCGTCGGCCGCACCCACACCGCGCCGTCCCCGCTCTCGGCCGGCGGCAGCCTCCGTATCGCGCTCGCCTCCTGCCAGAACTGGCAGCACGGCTACTTCACGCCGTACGCCGACATGCGCGCGCAGGACCCGGACCTGGTCCTCTTCGTCGGCGACTACATCTACGAGTCCGCCCCGGCGGCCGGCTCCGTACGGCTCCACACCGGCAAGGGCGAGCCCTACACCCTGGACGAGTACCGGAACCGCTACGCCCAGTACCGCACCGACCCCGACCTCCAGGCCATGCAGGCGTACGCGCCCTGGGTGGTGACCTTCGACGACCACGAGGTCGACAACGACTTCGCGGGCGAGGTGCCGCAGGACCCGGCGAAGCAGTCGCACGACGCGTTCGTCGCCCGGCTCACCGCCGCGTACCAGGCGTACTACGAGCACATGCCGGTCCGGGCCACGGCGGTGCCGAACGGCCCGCACATCCAGATGTACCGGCGCTTCGACTACGGCAGGCTCGTCCGGCTGAACGTCCTGGACACCCGCCAGTTCCGCACCGACCAGGCCGCGACCCAGGCGGGCGCCGAGGACCCGTCCCGCACCATGCTGGGCGCGGTCCAGAAGGACTGGCTGCTGAAGGGGCTGACCCGGTCACCGGCCCGCTGGAACGTCATCGCCTCCCAGATCATGATGGCCGAAACCGATCTGATGCCCGGCAAGGGCAAGCTCTGGTACTACGACGCGTGGGACGGCTACCAGGTCGAACGGAACGCGCTGATGCGGCAGTTCCAGTCGGTGCGCAACCCGCTGGTGCTCTCCGGCGACCGCCATCTGACGATGATCAGTGACCTGAAGAAGGACTTCGCCGACCCGAAGTCCGCCGTGGTCGGGGCGGAGTTCGTGGGGACGTCGATCTCCAGCAGCGGCGACCAGGACCAGACCGTGTTCCACCAGCAGTGGGACCCGCTGAAGGCGGACAACCCGCACTGGAAGGTCATCGACGCCCACCGCGGCTACCACCTCTTCGACATCGGGGAGTCGTCGGTGGACGCCCAGGTGCGGGTGGTGGACACGGTCCTCAGCAAGAAGGCGAAGGCCAGCACGCTCGCCCGGCTCCAGGTGCGGTCGGACCGGCCGGGCGTGCAGGTGGTGTGA
- a CDS encoding MFS transporter, protein MTDKHPTDQVIPRAITAPPTAATPTVPLVPAAPVASVSEPLALWNRNFRFFFTARTVARFGDGMVPVALAAGLLDTGHGASSVSFALGAWMVCFAGFVIVGGVLADRFTPRRMMVLADAMRLVATTVLAVVFVAGAPPLWLVYGLSAVNGLGAALFQPGVASMLPKVVPDVQRGNALLRVAESLTTMAGPAAAGALAGVGGPGTVFGVNAATFAVSGACLFLIRMAPMARTHGETLVAEIVGGWREFKARNWLWGVIAVWTVYGVTVLGPLTPLEAVVVTERHSSAVYGLMMTVNGAGNAVGGLIAMRARPRRPLFAGTFALFGVIANLLVLAYDVPLALLSAGFFVGGVAFAFWLVMWSTTVQTHVPTEALNRLHAYDVAGSLIMLAVGRALAGPVADAVGMKRVLVTGMVINVLVCAVLFAVPAIRGLRRTGELTE, encoded by the coding sequence GTGACTGACAAGCACCCGACCGACCAGGTCATTCCCCGCGCGATCACCGCCCCGCCCACTGCGGCCACCCCGACCGTCCCACTCGTCCCGGCTGCCCCGGTGGCTTCGGTGAGTGAGCCGCTCGCCCTCTGGAACCGTAACTTCCGCTTCTTCTTCACCGCTCGCACCGTCGCCCGCTTCGGTGACGGCATGGTCCCGGTCGCCCTGGCCGCCGGCCTCCTCGACACCGGCCATGGCGCCTCGTCGGTCAGCTTCGCCCTCGGTGCCTGGATGGTGTGCTTCGCGGGCTTCGTGATCGTGGGCGGCGTGCTGGCCGACCGGTTCACGCCGCGCCGGATGATGGTGCTCGCCGACGCGATGCGGCTGGTGGCGACCACCGTGCTGGCCGTCGTCTTCGTGGCGGGCGCGCCGCCGCTCTGGCTGGTGTACGGGCTGAGCGCGGTCAACGGCCTGGGCGCCGCGCTCTTCCAGCCGGGCGTCGCGAGCATGCTGCCCAAAGTGGTGCCCGACGTGCAGCGCGGCAACGCGCTGCTGCGGGTCGCCGAGTCGCTGACGACGATGGCGGGCCCGGCGGCGGCCGGCGCCCTGGCCGGAGTGGGCGGTCCCGGCACCGTCTTCGGTGTGAACGCGGCGACCTTCGCGGTCAGCGGCGCCTGTCTCTTCCTCATCCGGATGGCGCCGATGGCCCGCACGCACGGCGAGACGCTTGTCGCGGAAATCGTAGGCGGCTGGCGGGAGTTCAAGGCGCGCAACTGGCTCTGGGGTGTCATCGCGGTCTGGACCGTGTACGGGGTGACGGTCCTCGGGCCGCTGACGCCGCTGGAAGCGGTCGTGGTCACCGAGCGGCACAGCTCGGCGGTGTACGGCCTGATGATGACGGTCAACGGCGCGGGCAACGCGGTCGGCGGCCTGATCGCCATGCGCGCCCGGCCCCGCCGCCCGCTCTTCGCGGGCACCTTCGCGCTGTTCGGGGTGATCGCCAACCTGCTGGTGCTGGCGTACGACGTACCGCTCGCGCTGCTGTCGGCAGGCTTCTTCGTCGGCGGGGTGGCGTTCGCGTTCTGGCTGGTCATGTGGTCGACGACGGTCCAGACGCACGTACCGACCGAGGCGCTCAACCGGCTGCACGCGTACGACGTGGCCGGTTCGCTGATCATGCTCGCGGTGGGGCGGGCGCTGGCCGGCCCGGTCGCCGACGCGGTCGGGATGAAGCGGGTGCTGGTGACCGGGATGGTGATCAACGTACTGGTGTGCGCGGTGCTGTTCGCGGTACCGGCGATCAGGGGGCTGCGACGCACGGGGGAGCTGACGGAGTAG